In Sander lucioperca isolate FBNREF2018 chromosome 21, SLUC_FBN_1.2, whole genome shotgun sequence, the following proteins share a genomic window:
- the LOC116059745 gene encoding bryoporin-like, which produces MPETAEAVSATLTTNRNCTIEITNVSGSFCLINPKVYMSSGFCHHPPQPTVRTTKTEVCSFTKDDNTATGSVGLLTYDLFHMQSRVCSERLVIMFSVPYDHNLYKNKLAVGVVEHSRACDKHLYNQLYDGKDLSSFTRSETHGCGLEYKATYVDLRATMSSIGKAIVKVELYDKMGR; this is translated from the exons ATGCCAGAAACAGCAGAAGCTGTGTCAGCCACTCTTACCACCAACAGAAACTGCACCATAGAAATAACCAATGTCAGCGGTAGCTTCTGCCTCATCAACCCCAA GGTATACATGTCAAGCGGCTTCTGTCACCACCCGCCCCAGCCTACGGTTCGCACCACCAAGACCGAAGTGTGCTCCTTTACTAAGGATGACAACACTGCCACGGGCTCTGTTGGCCTGCTGACCTACGACCTGTTCCATATGCAGAGCCGAGTTTGCTCCGAGCGCTTGGTCATCATGTTCTCTGTGCCCTATGACCACAACCTGTACAAGAACAAGCTGGCTGTGGGTGTGGTTGAGCATTCCCGTGCCTGTGACAAACATCTGTACAACCAGCTGTATGATGGGAAAGATCTCAGTAGCTTCACCCGCTCTGAGACACACGGCTGTGGGCTGGAATATAAAGCTACATATGTCGATTTGAGAGCCACAATGTCTTCTATTGGCAAAGCCATTGTTAAAGTGGAGCTGTATGATAAAATGGGTCGCTAA
- the apnl gene encoding actinoporin-like protein: MTESAEAVAADVNSKRSVTIEIVNVTTNYCLINPRVYLENGETYNPPQPTVRPLKTEVCTFTKSGGKATGSIGVLTYDLFERTQNDHIETLAIMFSVPWDYNLYKNWFSVGIYKKGRNCDKDLYKEMYYEKNQQEHGFVREEAIGSGINYVGNYLDIKATMSPLGNAIMKVEVWDKLFTPLGQQAH, encoded by the exons ATGACGGAGTCAGCTGAAGCTGTAGCAGCCGATGTGAACAGCAAGAGAAGCGTTACCATTGAAATTGTAAATGTCACTACCAACTACTGCCTCATCAACCCCAG gGTGTACCTTGAGAATGGGGAGACATACAATCCACCTCAACCCACAGTGCGCCCACTAAAGACAGAGGTCTGCACTTTCACCAAGTCCGGCGGAAAAGCAACCGGCAGCATTGGTGTGCTGACCTACGACCTTTTCGAGAGAACTCAGAACGACCACATTGAGACTCTGGCCATCATGTTCTCAGTTCCATGGGACTACAACCTGTACAAGAACTGGTTTTCAGTGGGTATCTATAAAAAGGGCCGTAACTGTGATAAGGATTTGTACAAAGAAATGTACTACGAGAAGAACCAGCAGGAACATGGGTTTGTCAGGGAGGAAGCCATTGGATCAGGAATCAATTATGTGGGAAACTATCTAGATATCAAGGCCACAATGAGTCCACTGGGCAATGCCATCATGAAGGTAGAGGTGTGGGATAAGCTCTTCACACCCCTGGGCCAGCAGGCTCACTAG